DNA sequence from the Anabaena sphaerica FACHB-251 genome:
AATTTGTGAAATGAATGCTCAAGCTTTGGAAATGTTACCTCCAGAAGTTTCTAGATATTTTAAAGATTTTTGTGATGCAGGTAAAAAAGGTGGAGTTACTGAAAACCAAGATATATTAAATATATTCACTGGTGTGAAAAATGAGCGCACTTTGGAAAATTATTTTCAAGGTTTAGAAGCAGCTAGAAAATCAGGTAATTCTGTTCAAGAAAGACAATTGCTGTCTATAATTGCATTAGGTTATGCAAATAAACTCCATTTTAATAAAGCACTAGAATTTTATGAACAAGCTTTAATTGTCAATAGGAAGAATAATGATCCACAAGTTGAAGCAGAAACATTAAACCAAATCGCTAGATTATATGCACGCAATAGACAAGAATTGCAAGCTTTAAAATATTTAGAGCAAAGTTTAGCTATCACTCAAGGTAAAAAAGATAAAAAAAATCGAATATTAAGACTGCGATTAGATACTTTAAAATTGATGGGTCTTATCTATCAATATCAAAATCAAAAAAATCAGGCTTTAAAGATTTACGAAGAAGCTATATCTATTGTAAAAGGTGGATTGATAGATAGACAAACCCAAGGTTTAACATTACGGGAAATTGGCAGATTCTATCAAATTAGTGGAGATTATGCTCCAGCTTTATCATTGTATAAAGAAGTTTTAGAGATAGGTAAAAATGATAGTTATGTAAGATTATTGGGTTTCAAAAGTCTTGGTGATTTATATGAATTGCAGAATAATTATGCTCAGGCTTTAGAATTTTATGAGCAAGCTGTAAAATTAACTAAAAACGATAATTTAGACCTATATTTAGGTTCTAGTTTGGCCGATGTAGGGAGAATTTATAATCGTTTAGGAAGGCATCAAGAAGCCGAAAAACTCCTAATTCAATCGGTTCAGCAAGCAGAATCACAATATAAATTAACTCCAGATGATATTCCCGAAAATGGTTCTAGTATTTTAGGTAATGTCTCTAGTTTTGTAGATCAGTTTACACCAATGTTACAGGAAACCGAAAAAAATAGCTATCAAGAATTACAAAGATCACTAATTGCCCAAAATAAAAATAATGCGGCTTTAGAAATATCTGAAAGAGGTAGAGCAAGAGCTTTTAGTCAATTGTTAGCTATTAATCTAGCTTTATCAGGTAAACGAGATATTGCTGTCAAAAATGATATTATCAATATTGAGCAAATGAAACAGATTGCTCAAAAACAAAAAGCAACTTTGGTACAATATTCAATTCTGAAAAAACCTATTCAAAATGGAGTGCTTGAGTATGGAATTGATATTCCCAATCCTAAAGCACAAGATGATTTACAATTATTGATTTGGGTAATTAAACCCACTGGTGAAATCGCTTTTCGTCAAGTTGACTTAAAATCAATTAATAATTCTCTAGAAACTCTGGTAAAAAATAGCCGCAATGCAATTATTAGAGTGGGTACAAGTAAGAAAGCAACAGAAACAAGTTTAAAAGAATTACATCAACTGCTAATTAGCCCTATTGCTGAACATTTACCAACTAACCCGAATGACAGAGTTATTTTTATTCCTGATGGTTCTTTGTTTCTTGTGCCGTTTGTGGCGTTACAAGATGCACAAGGTAAGTACCTGATTGAAAAACATACTATTTTGACATCACCTGCTATTAGAGTCTTAGATTTAGTACATCAGCAAAGACAAAAAGTATCAGGTAAGGGTGCTTTAGTAGTTGGTAATCCCAAAATGCCTGATTATTCTGGTAAGTTAGGTGAAAAACCCCAACCACTTTCAGATTTACCAAATGCAGAGTTAGAAGCACAAGCTATCGCTAAGTTGTTAAATACTCAAGCGATTATTGGCAATAATGCCACAAAACAAGCAATTGTTCAACAAATGCCAAATGCGCGAATCATTCATTTTGCTACACATGGATTATTAGATCATTATGAAGGATTAGGAAGTGCGATCGCTTTTGCACCTTCAGCAAAAGATGATGGTTTCTTGACAGCACAAGAACTGGTAGAAATGAAACTCAATGCAGAATTAGTAGTTTTAAGTGCCTGTGATACCGGGAGAGGAGTTATTACAGGTGATGGAGTAATAGGTTTATCACGTTCTTTCTTTGCTGCTGGAGTTCCTAGCATAGTTGTCTCTTTATGGGCAGTACCGGATGCACCTACATCTATATTAATGACAGAATTTTATCAAATTCTACAAACCCAACCCGATAAAGCTCAAGCACTGCGTCAAGCAATGTTAAACACAATGAAAAAACATCCAGCACCCCAAAATTGGGCAGCGTTTACCCTAGTTGGTGAGGCTTTGTAAATGGAAAAATTCACGAGTCAGAATGTTTGATAATCAATCTAGGACAAAATAAAGATTGACTGGCTATATTAGCATTGGTGATGGCTAGGAGAATTGAGTAATTGTTTGGGTTGATTTAGTAGGTTGAAGAAGAATTCAGAAGTCAGAACACCCTGCGGGAAGCAAGCTACAAAATTCATTCTGAATTCTGACTCCTGAATTCTGTTCGATAAAGTTTTAAATTTAGCCTAGTTGTTAGATACATCTGGGCTATTTTATTAGCGAGTCGCCAAAAGTAAGTATAATTTCAGTACCTTTTATTTGAAATCACTTTCATTATGAATAACCAAGATCATAATTATTGTCAGCAAATCACTGGAAAATCTAAACTTCTAGGAGTTATTGGCTATCCTGTAGAACATTCTCTATCACCAGTGATGCACAATGCAGCATTGAGTAAATTGGGCTTAGATTATGTTTATTTGCCTTTTCCTATTGCACCGGAAAATTTAGAGACAGCGATCGCAGGTTTTGCAGCTATTGGTATTGTTGGTTTTAGTGTGACAATTCCCCATAAACAGGCCATATTACCTTTATTAACAGAAATTTCCCCTATTGCTCAAGCTATAGGTGCAGTCAATACCGTGACTCGTCAAGGTGACGGGTGGGTGGGAACAAACACAGATGTAGAAGGCTTTATTGCCCCTCTGCAAACCACTTATCAGCAAGATTGGAGTCAAAAAAAGGCGGTAATTTTAGGTAATGGTGGTGCGGCCAGGGCGGTTGTTGCTGGTTGTATTCAGCTAGGTTTAGCAGAAATTCATGTCGTAGGACGCAATATATATAAATTAAAGGATTTTCGTCAAAGTTGGGAAAATTCACCCTTTGCAGATAAATTTCAAGTCCATGCTTGGGAAGAATTACCAAACCTAATTCCCCAAGCTAATTTGTTAGTAAATACCACTCCTATCGGGATGTATCCCCACGTAGATCAATCACCTTTAAGTGGAGAGGAGATGGTTAAATTACCTTCAGGTGCTATCGCTTATGATTTAATCTACATCCCCAAACCTACGAAATTTTTACACCAGGCAGAAGAACAAGGTGCAATTCCCATTGATGGTTTAGAAATGCTAGTTCAGCAAGGTGCAGCAGCATTGAAAATCTGGTTGCAAGAGGAAAAAGTACCTGTAGCCCAAATGCGCCAAGCATTGCAAAATCACCTGGGTATATAGGGATTGGGGAAAAATCAGGTCAAAAGTCAAAATTAAATAACTTCTGCCCCCTGCCTCCCTATTGTGGTATTTTCATATACCTTTCTTGTCCTTGGGAATTATAGAGAAATACGGGTAGGTTAGCATTATCACTAATTACTCCTAAAGCTTGTTGCAAAGTTTGTAAATGACTTTGGATATCAGGGTTAGCACTTTGTAATGCTTGGTCATACTCCGGGGTTAAACGGACAACAATTCCCTTAGTTTCGATGCTAAAAGTGCAAAAACGCATCTTATTGACACAGGTACTTCCCAGATCAGCGCGAGTTTGTGTCAAATTACCATAGAGTTGCTGTTTTTGTTGTGCCTGTGCAAAAGCAGTCGAATAGGGTTGGATGAGTGACTGTGCTTGATTGTAGTTGGAACTATCTTGAGAAATCTGTTTAGCTGTCTTTACAGCTTGATCCCAAGATGCTACTGCTGCCTGCCATTGATTTTTTTGCTCATAGACTTTAGCTTGATTAGCAAAATTGACAGCTTGCTGATAGTAATTAGCCGCTGCAATTTCTCTTGTAGCTATGTTGCGTGCCAATGTGAGTTTCGGTTCATATTCCACTAACAGGTTTTTAGCTTCCTCGTGTGCTGTGCTGGTTGAGGGGATGCTTTTCAAATCATTGACAACCTCTTGCCACGTAAACCGTACCCTTTGCCAGTCATTAGCAGATTTAGCAGTGGCTTGGCGTTTGCTGGCAGAATCAGCTACAGTTTTGGCTGTGGCTAGTTTTTTCTGCCATGATTCTTCACTAAGCAACTGCTTATTTATCGCTTGTAAATTGCTTTGATACTTAGGTAAATTTGCCCGCACCAGCCCATAGAGTTCATGACCAGGTTTGATAGACTCTAGTGGTGTAATTGCTTGTCGCCATAAAGCTTGTCTACTGCGTAGTTCATCCAAGCTGGTTGCGGGAGTTTGTGTTTTTTGCTCTGCTGCCGATGCTGCTTGTAAAGCTTTTACTACCTGGTTAATTTTTGTTGATTGGTCAGAAAAACTTAAAGTCAGTTCCTGGGCTGGTTGGTAACGAGGAGACCATTGAGGAATAACGTTGAGATCAGCAATAATTTTATCTAGTTGTTGTTGAACTGCTATTAGTTCTTGTGGTGATTTAGCTTTACGGATTAATTGCGGAGTCTCGCTTTTGAATTGCTCGGCTACTTGTAATTCTTTACACTCGCCAATTACACAAGCACGGTTAAGAAAGAATGCACCGCCTCCAAAAATCACTGTCACCCCCAAGACTCCAGCTAAGAGGATGGGTAAAGATGGCAGTGATAGCTTTTTGCTCTTTGATAAATTTTGTCCACCCGCAAAGGGGTCAAACTTTTCTTCTTCGGCTAACTCATTCTCACCCTCATTAAGAAATGACTTATCTGAGCTATATGTAGTAGTATCCGAGTTAAATGATGTATCTGATCCTAGTAGGGTATCCGAGCTAAATGAGTTATTTGAGGCAAATGATGAACTATCTGAACTAAATGAAGTATCCGAGATATGATCATCTGTTAGTAAACTAAATGGATTATCCGAGATATGATCATCTTTTAGAGAACTAAATGAAGTATCCGAGATATGATCATCTGTTAGTAAACTAAATGGATTATCCGAAATATTATCGTCCTCCTCCGGAGACGAGAGTCCGGGGATTTGCAGTGGTGGAAAAATTAGCTGATTTTTACCAGCACCTTGATCTAAGTCATTACTTGCTTCTGGCGATGGAATTTCATGATCTGCTTGTATCCCCTTAGCCTTGATAATTATCGAGTGTTTAGCGTAGGGTAGTTTTTCTCCGGAAACCCTGACGTAAAATTGCACCTTTTCATCATGGTATTGAGATTGCCACTGTAGCGATTCCTCAAGGATAGCAAATATTTTTTCTGTATCAACTGCTACACCTGGAGGATGTTGAGTTAAAATCATCAGTTCGCTATTTTGAACGGCGCATTTAACCTGGAGAACCGGGACAGATGGAAGTTCCAGCAGTATTTGTTCCTGTAAAATACTGGTTAGAATCTGGATATCTTCTTTTTGGAATGTTACTTTCATAATGGCTACTGCTAATGTTCTATATAGTTTTATAGTTTTTATTATCTTGGAGCAGATGAAATAGAGTAATGGCCTTTGTTACATAAGGATACATAGTTTTACTAACTGCTGTTTCCTGTCCCAGAGAACAACTTTTTAACACAAAGTTCTATCTGTCACAATAAAGTAAGGGAGCAGCGATGGTTTCGTCTTTTGCTTTTTTATACTATTAGACAATAAATTAGACAATCCAAATGCGAGTATAAATTATTTAAGGAAAAATATACAAGAAGATGCCAGTAATTTTTGAGACTGGGAAGTTTACCAAGGAGGAGCAAAAGGTCTAATCAACGAGATAGCAGCGGTTGAGGTTCTAGAAATGAATTTGCCACTGTTGCCGAATTCGATAAAATTGATTCGTGCTAAATCAATTTTCTGTCCAACCAAAGCGTGATTATGTAAACAAAGTGCTGTATCAACGATTATATAGCACTAAAAATCAGCTTTGGAATTGTTAATACAAGGTGTGTGTCAATGGATTTATTGGAGTACCAAGTTAAGGAATGGTTTAACAAGATGGGAATTCCTGTCTTACCATCTCAACGAATTGACCATCCTACAGATTTAAAACGCTTAAAAATTCGCTATCCGATTGTACTAAAATCGCAAGTACACGCAGATGAACGGGCTAAAGCTGGTGGAGTCAGGATTGTAGAAACCACCATCGATGCGATCGCAGCTGCTCAAAATATCTTTAATTTACCAATTTGGGGGGAATTGCCAGAGGTTTTACTGGCAGAAACTAAGTATGATGCCAAAGATGAATTTTATCTGGCTGTAGTTTTAGATACGGCCCTGTGTCGTCCAGTGCTTTTAGGTTGTAAAGAACCAGATATTGATTGGGAATCTCCAGGGGAGAAAATGCAATATGTGGTTGTAGAACAAGAATTTTCGCCATTTTATGCCAGAAGACTGGGATTGAAAATGGGCTTACAGGGTGCGCTAATACAGTCGATCAGCGATATTGTAGAAAAAATGTATCAGTTATTTGTGCAGAAAGACCTAGATTTAGTAGAGATAAATCCTCTAGCTGTCAGTGTTTCTGGGCAAGTTATGGCACTCAATGGTAAAGTCAGAGTCAACGAACGGGCAATTAACCGTCATCCAGAAATAGCCCAAATGGCGGCAAAAATGCTTGGCCGTCATAGAAGCAGTAAGATTAACAGCACCTTGGGTGATTGGGATGGGTTAGAAATGCACGGCAAAATCGGTATATTAGGCAATGGTACTGGTTCGGTGTTGACAACCTTGGATGCAGTCGTTAATGCAGGTGGTAAACCTGGTGTGTCTTTAAATTTACGACATTCTTTTTTGACTGATACCGGACCTACTACATTTTGCGATCGCCTGGAAACAGGTCTAAAAATCTTAGCTGCTGACAAAAGCATTCAAGTGATTCTGATTAACTTTTTGGGTTCTATTCCTCAAGTTTCCGAAGTGCCAGAAGTCATTGCTAATTTTATCCAACTAGACCCAAAAGAACTCAAATCCCATCTGTCTAATGGCAGTAAAAATCAGCCCAAACATTTACCCAGGTTGGTTCTCCGTCTTGCTGGTTCTGATTTTCAGGATGCCAGGAAATATTTAGCTACACTCAAACCCGAAGGTGAGACGCTGATCATAGTAGAAAATTTAGATGAGGCCGTCACGCAAGCAGTCCGTCTATCTAAGTTACCTGCTTATAAAAGGTAGTGTAAAAAGTCAGGAAGCAGGAGGCTCCAAGGCAGAGGGATCATAAAAATTGACTAATTACTAATGACTAATTACTAATGACTAATTGCTAAATTGTATGAACTTAACGCCAGACAGTAAAGTTTTAATTCAAGGGTTCTGTGAATTTATATCAGCAACTCATATTGCTCAAATGAAAGCTTATGGAACTAATTTAGTAGCTGGTGTTGATCCTGGATGTGGTGGACAGCAAATCTACGATCTGCCAGTGTTTGACTTAGTAGAGGAAGCAATATCAAAATTTGGGCAAATTGATACGACGATTATTTGTGTACACCCTTACAAGGTGCTAGATGCGGCTTTAGAAGCGATCGCCTCTCATATTCGACAGATAATTATTATTTCTGCTGGTGTGCCACCTTTGGATATGGTGGAATTACTCCGCAAAACAGAGACTCATGAAATCTTGCTGGTAGGACCCAACAGTCCGGGAATTATTGTTCCTGGTAAAATTCTCTTAGGCACTCAACCTAGTGAATTTTATACTCCTGGTTCAGTGGGAATTGTTAGCCGCAGTAGCACTCTTACTTATGAGGTAGCCTGGGAATTAACCAGAGCGGGTTTGGGTCAATCGATTAGTGTCAGCATTGGTAGTGATGCTATTGTCGGTTCATCTTTCTCTCAGTGGTTACAAATTCTCGATGAGGATGAAACTACAGAAGCGATCGTTTTAGTCGGCCAACCAGGGGGAGAGAGTGAAGAAGCTGCTGCACGATACATAGCTGAAGCTATTGATAAACCTGTCATTGCTTATATTGCAGGTAGACACGCACCAACAACCAAATCTTGGCATCAGTCAGGAAATTTAGCAACCGTTGTTAGACGTGATCATAATTTTGGGACAACACAAAATAAATCAGCGGCTTTCCAAGCAGCACAAGTTCCTGTGGCTGAATATCCTGCTCAAATTCCCCAATTGTTGAAGAAGGTGATGGGGAATAGGTGAAAGGCAAGAGGCAAGAGGAATGTAGAGACGTTTCATCAACCGTCTCTACAAGGATTTTTGATAACGCACTATTTAAACTGGTTTGATTTTTAATAGATAGTTCTTCCTTATCAAAATCAACTATATCAGGTTTTGGGGTTGAAGTAAACACTCTTACTTCATTATTTTGGGGACTGGGCAGAAAATCAATAATTACGAATTACCAATTACCAATTACGAATTACCAAGGGAATAAAATCAAATACCTGACTATCATGATTTGACTTTAGCAGCTTGCTATACTCTGCGTACGCCCACATTAGAGGCATTGCAGAACCTGTTGGTTTTCCTTAGTGTCAAAATTACTTAACTATATAATATCTATTGTTTAATTTTTTTTTGAGAAGTGCTACTCGTATTCTGGCATTACTTTACAAGTTTGAGGTGGAGATTGCCTCTAACTATTGGATGAACAAACACTTCTATCGCCAGATATAAGTTTCATCCAATCAAATTTTTATAATTAATTAAATTATATGAAATCATTAAAATAAGAAAGTGAGAACAGTTGTTGCCAAATAAAAAGTAGGCTTGACCAAAAATTTGGATTTTTTTGATAAAAAAACATATTTAAAGAATGCACCGAATCAAAATAAATAAATTATTTTAAATTACTTATGTTCTAAATCAGTCCTACGATAGTATTCTTGGTTTTCTATTTTAGCTAAGAGTAATTAAGAAGACTTTTGGGGAAAGCAAATTTAAAAGTTAAACGTCATAAGGAATTTTGTTTTGCTCAAAATTAACTTATATTGCAGCGTCTGGCGATCGCCAGAAAAAAGCGATGTTCGCTCTGCCTCTTAATAGCCAAAATCTCCCTTACCCTGACCCCATACACCCGATTGTTGTCCATTTTGTAATTGCGATGGTGTGTTTTTCATTCATTTGTGATTTGGTGGGTTATTTCAGCCGCAATCCACGTTTGTTTGAGGTCGGTTTCTGGAATATATTTGTCGCGGCGATCGCTATTTTTGTCGCCATAATCTTTGGACAGTTTGAAGCAGGTCTGGCACAAGTGTATCCAGCAGTCCAGCCTACACTTAATTTTCACACCGTTATGGGTTGGTCACTTGGGGCGATTATTGCCGCTGTGACAGCTTGGCGGTTTGTAATTCGCAATCGCAACCCCCTCAAAGTTCCTCCTACATATCTTGGTATTGCTACGTTTTTGATTTGTCTGGTGTTCTTGCAGGTATATCTTGGCAGCAAATTATTTTGGGTATACGGGTTGCACGTCAAGCCTGTCGTTGAAGCGATGAAGCAGGGAGCTTCTCCATGAACTCGCAGCTAATTGACTCTTTAGGATTGAGGTTAGGTGCTAACGCACTACCCTACGAAATTCCCATGCACCCGCAATTCGTTCATTTGACATTGGGTTTGTTTATTATCGGTATTTTATTTGACATAGCAGGAGCTATTTTCTCCAGAGAACGACCAATCTTCAAATTTTTGGGTCTTCCCGCCATCCGTTCTGGTTTCTTCGATGTTGGCTGGTACAACCTTTTGGGGGCGGCTGTTGTGACATTTTTCACTGTCGCATTTGGTTTTTTCGAGCTACTGCTGGCAAATCCACAAGTTAATTACAAGAGTGATTGGGGGTTGAGTGCCTCTTGGACAATGCTTTTGCATGGTTTGGGTGGCGTTTTGTTGCTGGGGGTCATCGTTGCCATGACTGTGTGGAGATGTTTACAACGCTACCACTGGCGCAAGGATGCTTCCAGACAAGTGCAGTGGAGTTATTTGTTAGTAGGCATTCTGACGCTCGGTATTTTGTATGTCCACGGAACTTTAGGAGCGCAATTGGGAGAGGAGTTTGGTATTCACGTTACAGCGGCTAAGTTACTTCAAGAAGGTACAAACCCAAATTTGCTGCTCAAATAATTAAACGAGAAGCATTCTGAGTTTATGGTTAGATTTTGGGAATATTTACTAATAGCTGGTTTGATTGCAGTGCTGCTCGTTGTCAGCCATTGGATTGGGCAGCAAGCTTATGCTTGGATGCCTCTTGAAGCTACAGCAGAAGCACAAAAAGTAGATGATTTGTTTAGCTTCTTAGTTTCAATCGGAGCATTTATTATCCTTGGGCTTGTAGCCATGATGGTGTACTCGATACTTTTCTTTCGCGCACCCAAATATGACTACAGCGAAGGACACCCATCTAGAGGCGATCTCAAGCTAGAAATTTTATGGACGGCGATTCCAACTTTGCTAGTTTTGTGGATTGCATTCCAAGGCTTCAATATTTATCAGCAATTAGATGTTCTAGGTCTGAGGCAAATCGTACATTTACATACACCCCTAGAATCACAACCAGCCTACGCCATAGCGACTGGTGAGAAACCTAAACCAGCTGCTGAGACTATTGAGGTCTTCGTAAAGCAGTGGGACTGGTCTTTCCGTTATCCAAATAATGTTACCAGCAATGAATTACACCTGCCTGTAAATCTTCGTACTCGCCTCAATATGCACGCTAAGGATGTACTCCACAGTTTTTATGTCCCTGAATTCCGTTTACAGCAGTATATTGTCCCTGGACGGGATATTGACCTCGTAGTTACACCCACTCGCACAGGGAAATACAAGCTAAAAGATGCTCTATTTAGTGGTACTTACTTTGCTTTGATGGATGCCAATGTACAGGTTGAATCCCTTGAGCAATATAACCAGTGGCTGACCACAGCGGAACAAGAACCAACAACCATCAAAAATCAGGCAGTAGCTGAGTATACCCAACCGCCAAAAACATTGTTCAAGAGTGGCTGGTACACTGTCGCACCTAATCAAACGGCAATCGCACAGAACGCAGTGCCGTAGGCAATACTCCAAAGGAGCGATCGCCAAGGAAAGAATAGTAATGAATAAAACATGATTTTATGGAAAGTATCACTAGAGATCAAGATTCCCCAACATCTCAGAACGAGCCTGAGAATAAATGGCGACGATACTTCAGCTTCAGCACTGACCATAAGGTGATCGGTGTTCAGTACATGGTGATGTCTTTCTTGTTCTTTTTGGTTGGCGGACTGTTAGCGATGCTCATCCGTGCCGAACTAATTACACCTGCATCAAATGTGGTAGATCGTCCCCTTTACAACGGCTTGTTCACCTTGCACGGGACAATCATGATTTTTCTATGGATTATCCCTTTCAATGCAGGTATCTCTAACTACTTAGTACCGCTGATGTTGGGAGCGCGGGATATGGCGTTTCCTCTACTCAACGCCATCTCTTTTTGGATGATTCCACCAGGAGGCATTTTATTACTATCTAGCTTCTTACTACCCAATGGTACGGCGCAGTCTGGCTGGTGGTCTTATCCACCAATTAGTCTGCAAATTCCTCCTGGTCAGCCAATAAATGGTGAATTTATTTGGATTGTTAGTTTAGTCATCATCGGCATTTCTTCAATTATAGGGGCTGTTAACTTCGTAACTACCATCTTTTGGATGCGCGCCCCAGGAATGACCTTTTTCCGAATGCCTGTGTTTGTTTGGTCAGTTCTCAGCGCCCAGTTGTTGCAGCTAGTTAATTTACCTTCCCTCACAGGTGCATTGATCCTGCTGTTATTTGATCTCAGTTTGGGAACGCAATTCTTCAAACCTTTAGAGAATGGCGACCCTATCATTTACCAGCACCTATTCTGGTTCTACTCCCACCCCGCAGTTTACATCATGGCGCTACCAGCCTTTGGTATATTTGCGGAGGTTCTGCCTGCCTTTTCCCGTAACCCTCTGTTTGGCTATCGGTCATTAGCTGTTGCTTCTTTAGGCATTGTTGTAGTCAGCATTTTCGTTTGGGTACATCATATGTTCACTAGTGCTACCCCTAGCTGGATGCGGATGTTATTTATGGTGACATCAATGCTCGTTGCCGTG
Encoded proteins:
- a CDS encoding succinate--CoA ligase subunit alpha; this encodes MNLTPDSKVLIQGFCEFISATHIAQMKAYGTNLVAGVDPGCGGQQIYDLPVFDLVEEAISKFGQIDTTIICVHPYKVLDAALEAIASHIRQIIIISAGVPPLDMVELLRKTETHEILLVGPNSPGIIVPGKILLGTQPSEFYTPGSVGIVSRSSTLTYEVAWELTRAGLGQSISVSIGSDAIVGSSFSQWLQILDEDETTEAIVLVGQPGGESEEAAARYIAEAIDKPVIAYIAGRHAPTTKSWHQSGNLATVVRRDHNFGTTQNKSAAFQAAQVPVAEYPAQIPQLLKKVMGNR
- a CDS encoding shikimate dehydrogenase, with the translated sequence MNNQDHNYCQQITGKSKLLGVIGYPVEHSLSPVMHNAALSKLGLDYVYLPFPIAPENLETAIAGFAAIGIVGFSVTIPHKQAILPLLTEISPIAQAIGAVNTVTRQGDGWVGTNTDVEGFIAPLQTTYQQDWSQKKAVILGNGGAARAVVAGCIQLGLAEIHVVGRNIYKLKDFRQSWENSPFADKFQVHAWEELPNLIPQANLLVNTTPIGMYPHVDQSPLSGEEMVKLPSGAIAYDLIYIPKPTKFLHQAEEQGAIPIDGLEMLVQQGAAALKIWLQEEKVPVAQMRQALQNHLGI
- a CDS encoding CHAT domain-containing protein, which gives rise to MIFNTTLLVFFNLLPLPIMAQGSNYNLIKNNKLDEQEEENSFKITPEICEMNAQALEMLPPEVSRYFKDFCDAGKKGGVTENQDILNIFTGVKNERTLENYFQGLEAARKSGNSVQERQLLSIIALGYANKLHFNKALEFYEQALIVNRKNNDPQVEAETLNQIARLYARNRQELQALKYLEQSLAITQGKKDKKNRILRLRLDTLKLMGLIYQYQNQKNQALKIYEEAISIVKGGLIDRQTQGLTLREIGRFYQISGDYAPALSLYKEVLEIGKNDSYVRLLGFKSLGDLYELQNNYAQALEFYEQAVKLTKNDNLDLYLGSSLADVGRIYNRLGRHQEAEKLLIQSVQQAESQYKLTPDDIPENGSSILGNVSSFVDQFTPMLQETEKNSYQELQRSLIAQNKNNAALEISERGRARAFSQLLAINLALSGKRDIAVKNDIINIEQMKQIAQKQKATLVQYSILKKPIQNGVLEYGIDIPNPKAQDDLQLLIWVIKPTGEIAFRQVDLKSINNSLETLVKNSRNAIIRVGTSKKATETSLKELHQLLISPIAEHLPTNPNDRVIFIPDGSLFLVPFVALQDAQGKYLIEKHTILTSPAIRVLDLVHQQRQKVSGKGALVVGNPKMPDYSGKLGEKPQPLSDLPNAELEAQAIAKLLNTQAIIGNNATKQAIVQQMPNARIIHFATHGLLDHYEGLGSAIAFAPSAKDDGFLTAQELVEMKLNAELVVLSACDTGRGVITGDGVIGLSRSFFAAGVPSIVVSLWAVPDAPTSILMTEFYQILQTQPDKAQALRQAMLNTMKKHPAPQNWAAFTLVGEAL
- a CDS encoding cytochrome c oxidase subunit I; protein product: MESITRDQDSPTSQNEPENKWRRYFSFSTDHKVIGVQYMVMSFLFFLVGGLLAMLIRAELITPASNVVDRPLYNGLFTLHGTIMIFLWIIPFNAGISNYLVPLMLGARDMAFPLLNAISFWMIPPGGILLLSSFLLPNGTAQSGWWSYPPISLQIPPGQPINGEFIWIVSLVIIGISSIIGAVNFVTTIFWMRAPGMTFFRMPVFVWSVLSAQLLQLVNLPSLTGALILLLFDLSLGTQFFKPLENGDPIIYQHLFWFYSHPAVYIMALPAFGIFAEVLPAFSRNPLFGYRSLAVASLGIVVVSIFVWVHHMFTSATPSWMRMLFMVTSMLVAVPTGVKAFGWTATIWKSKLHLETPMLFAMGGAAMFLLGGVTGVMLAAVPFDIHVHNTYFIVGHFHYIVFNTITMAIFAAIYFWFPKITGRMYAEGWGKLHFWLTFIGANLTFFPMLPLGLQGMVRRISSYDPRYQGWNVVASLGGFLLGVSILPFIANIVGSLLYGTRAVNNPWHATGLEWTTTSPPPQDNFEQIPVVKRPPYDYGDPKYSVIEPPDYHQQEN
- a CDS encoding DUF2231 domain-containing protein, whose product is MFALPLNSQNLPYPDPIHPIVVHFVIAMVCFSFICDLVGYFSRNPRLFEVGFWNIFVAAIAIFVAIIFGQFEAGLAQVYPAVQPTLNFHTVMGWSLGAIIAAVTAWRFVIRNRNPLKVPPTYLGIATFLICLVFLQVYLGSKLFWVYGLHVKPVVEAMKQGASP
- a CDS encoding DUF2231 domain-containing protein, whose protein sequence is MNSQLIDSLGLRLGANALPYEIPMHPQFVHLTLGLFIIGILFDIAGAIFSRERPIFKFLGLPAIRSGFFDVGWYNLLGAAVVTFFTVAFGFFELLLANPQVNYKSDWGLSASWTMLLHGLGGVLLLGVIVAMTVWRCLQRYHWRKDASRQVQWSYLLVGILTLGILYVHGTLGAQLGEEFGIHVTAAKLLQEGTNPNLLLK
- a CDS encoding cytochrome c oxidase subunit II, with the protein product MVRFWEYLLIAGLIAVLLVVSHWIGQQAYAWMPLEATAEAQKVDDLFSFLVSIGAFIILGLVAMMVYSILFFRAPKYDYSEGHPSRGDLKLEILWTAIPTLLVLWIAFQGFNIYQQLDVLGLRQIVHLHTPLESQPAYAIATGEKPKPAAETIEVFVKQWDWSFRYPNNVTSNELHLPVNLRTRLNMHAKDVLHSFYVPEFRLQQYIVPGRDIDLVVTPTRTGKYKLKDALFSGTYFALMDANVQVESLEQYNQWLTTAEQEPTTIKNQAVAEYTQPPKTLFKSGWYTVAPNQTAIAQNAVP
- a CDS encoding succinate--CoA ligase subunit beta, which gives rise to MDLLEYQVKEWFNKMGIPVLPSQRIDHPTDLKRLKIRYPIVLKSQVHADERAKAGGVRIVETTIDAIAAAQNIFNLPIWGELPEVLLAETKYDAKDEFYLAVVLDTALCRPVLLGCKEPDIDWESPGEKMQYVVVEQEFSPFYARRLGLKMGLQGALIQSISDIVEKMYQLFVQKDLDLVEINPLAVSVSGQVMALNGKVRVNERAINRHPEIAQMAAKMLGRHRSSKINSTLGDWDGLEMHGKIGILGNGTGSVLTTLDAVVNAGGKPGVSLNLRHSFLTDTGPTTFCDRLETGLKILAADKSIQVILINFLGSIPQVSEVPEVIANFIQLDPKELKSHLSNGSKNQPKHLPRLVLRLAGSDFQDARKYLATLKPEGETLIIVENLDEAVTQAVRLSKLPAYKR